From one Ursus arctos isolate Adak ecotype North America unplaced genomic scaffold, UrsArc2.0 scaffold_1, whole genome shotgun sequence genomic stretch:
- the MSTN gene encoding growth/differentiation factor 8: MQKLQIYVYIYLFMLIVAGPVDLNENSEQKENVEKEGLCNACTWRQNTKSSRIEAIKIQILSKLRLETAPNISKDAIRQLLPKAPPLRELIDQYDVQRDDSSDGSLEDDDYHVTTETIITMPTESDLLTQVEGKPKCCFFKFSSKIQYNKVVKAQLWIYLRPVKTPTTVFVQILRLIKPMKDGTRYTGIRSLKLDMNPGTGIWQSIDVKTVLQNWLKQPESNLGIEIKALDENGHDLAVTFPGPGEDGLNPFLEVKVADTPKRSRRDFGLDCDEHSTESRCCRYPLTVDFEAFGWDWIIAPKRYKANYCSGECEFVFLQKYPHTHLVHQANPRGSAGPCCTPTKMSPINMLYFNGKEQIIYGKIPAMVVDRCGCS; this comes from the exons ATGCAGAAACTGCAAATCTATGTTTATATTTACCTGTTTATGCTGATTGTTGCTGGTCCAGTGGATCTAAATGAGAacagtgagcaaaaagaaaatgtggaaaaagaGGGGCTGTGTAATGCATGTACTTGGAGGCAAAACACTAAATCTTCAAGAATAGAAGCCATAAAAATTCAAATCCTCAGTAAACTTCGTCTGGAAACAGCTCCTAACATCAGCAAAGATGCTATAAGACAACTTTTGCCCAAAGCTCCTCCACTCCGGGAACTGATTGATCAGTACGATGTCCAGAGAGATGACAGCAGTGATGGCTCTTTGGAAGATGACGATTACCACGTTACGACGGAAACGATCATTACCATGCCCACCGAGT CTGATCTTCTCACGCAAGTGGAAGGAAAACCCAAATGTTGCTTCTTTAAATTTAGCtctaaaatacaatataataaagTAGTAAAGGCCCAGCTGTGGATATATCTGAGACCCGTCAAGACTCCTACAACAGTGTTTGTGCAAATCCTGAGACTCATCAAACCCATGAAAGACGGTACAAGGTATACTGGAATCCGATCTCTGAAACTTGACATGAACCCAGGCACTGGTATTTGGCAGAGCATTGATGTGAAGACAGTGTTGCAAAATTGGCTCAAACAGCCTGAATCCAACTTAGGCATTGAAATCAAAGCTTTAGATGAGAATGGTCATGATCTTGCGGTAACCTTCCCAGGACCAGGAGAAGATGGGCTG AATCCCTTTTTAGAAGTCAAGGTGGCAGACACACCAAAAAGATCCAGAAGAGATTTTGGGCTTGATTGTGATGAGCACTCAACAGAATCCCGGTGCTGTCGTTACCCTCTCACTGTGGACTTTGAAGCTTTTGGATGGGATTGGATTATTGCACCCAAAAGATATAAGGCCAATTACTGCTCTGGAGAGTGTGAATTtgtgtttttacaaaaatatccTCATACTCATCTTGTACACCAAGCAAACCCCAGAGGTTCAGCAGGCCCCTGCTGTACTCCCACAAAGATGTCCCCAATTAATATGCTATATTTTAATggcaaagaacaaataatatatGGGAAAATTCCAGCCATGGTAGTAGATCGCTGTGGGTGCTCATGA